A single window of Archangium gephyra DNA harbors:
- a CDS encoding AAA family ATPase — MRIQRIELENFRSFASRTFDLAPSFNLLIGDNGAGKTAILDALAIGAGAIFLGLDGASPPGIHRDDVRRVTHGLGDVPSLEAIYPSRITCSGTVGDTSMDWTRTLEGPKKHTTHGGAGDLARLAENWSEQVRAGAELTLPLVSYYGTGRLWLQRRTRHSTASDGARVLRPGSRLRGYAGCLDPSSDHKGFVSWFKTMELIQLQKGQKLGTLDAVKHSIRKCLRGWDEVLYDVRLGTLVARSQDRQLPFEMLSDGVRNMLAMVGDIAYRTATLNPHLREQAPSKTPGIVLIDELDLHLHPHWQREVVDDLRSVFPAIQFVATTHSPFIIQSLRKNELINLDDPARETLPSRSIEDIAEEVMGVEVPQRSHRHKEMMAAARAYYEALEEAKGTSGERLEELKRRLDELSAPFSDDVAYHAFLEMQRRAAKLPGDAG, encoded by the coding sequence ATGAGGATCCAGCGCATCGAACTCGAGAATTTTCGCAGCTTCGCGTCCCGTACGTTCGATCTCGCGCCATCATTCAACCTCCTCATCGGTGACAACGGCGCCGGGAAGACGGCCATCCTCGATGCGCTCGCCATCGGCGCCGGGGCGATCTTTCTCGGCCTGGATGGAGCATCGCCTCCGGGCATCCACCGCGATGACGTGCGCCGTGTCACGCATGGGTTGGGGGATGTGCCCTCCCTCGAGGCCATCTATCCATCGAGGATCACCTGCTCTGGAACCGTCGGGGACACGTCCATGGATTGGACGCGGACCCTCGAGGGCCCGAAGAAGCACACGACGCACGGCGGCGCCGGTGACCTGGCCCGGCTCGCGGAGAACTGGAGCGAGCAGGTGCGCGCTGGCGCGGAGCTCACCCTCCCGCTCGTCTCGTACTACGGCACGGGGCGGTTGTGGCTCCAGCGGCGTACGCGGCATTCCACGGCTTCCGACGGTGCGCGCGTCCTGCGGCCCGGCTCCAGGCTTCGCGGCTACGCGGGCTGCCTCGATCCCTCCTCCGACCACAAGGGCTTCGTCTCCTGGTTCAAGACGATGGAGCTGATCCAGCTCCAAAAAGGCCAGAAACTTGGAACACTCGATGCGGTGAAGCACTCGATTCGCAAGTGCCTGCGCGGTTGGGACGAGGTGCTCTACGACGTACGGCTCGGTACCCTGGTGGCCCGTAGTCAGGACAGGCAGTTGCCTTTCGAGATGCTGAGCGACGGCGTCCGCAACATGCTGGCCATGGTGGGCGATATCGCGTACCGGACCGCCACCTTGAACCCGCACCTGCGGGAGCAGGCCCCTTCGAAGACCCCCGGCATCGTTCTCATCGATGAGCTGGATCTGCACCTGCATCCGCACTGGCAGCGGGAGGTGGTGGATGATCTGCGCAGTGTCTTTCCGGCCATCCAGTTCGTGGCCACCACGCACTCGCCATTCATCATCCAGTCCCTGCGCAAGAACGAGCTCATCAACCTCGATGATCCGGCGAGGGAGACGCTACCGAGCCGCAGCATCGAGGACATCGCCGAGGAGGTGATGGGGGTCGAGGTTCCGCAGCGCAGCCACCGGCACAAGGAAATGATGGCGGCGGCGCGTGCGTACTATGAGGCGCTCGAGGAGGCGAAGGGCACCAGTGGGGAGCGGCTGGAGGAGCTCAAGCGGAGGCTGGATGAGCTCTCCGCTCCGTTCAGCGACGACGTCGCCTATCACGCGTTCCTCGAGATGCAGCGGCGCGCGGCGAAGCTCCCGGGAGATGCCGGGTGA
- a CDS encoding HNH endonuclease has protein sequence MVRGSWPLDAEGKPRSFPEYSEARGELIARMGEYCSFCESQLNASLAVEHVLPKERHPEYELDWNNFLLACVNCNSTKGDKPIKLASYYWPDRDNTARAFSYGADGVVRPAPGLTDEQQQIAQRTIGLTGLDKTPKTHAKASDRRWMHRRDAWGRAERARVCLATHDTEAMRQSIVEQATALGFWSIWMTVFAADLDMRRRLITAFVGTPVDCFDARTLEPAHRPGGAL, from the coding sequence GTGGTGCGCGGCTCCTGGCCGTTGGACGCCGAGGGCAAGCCACGGTCCTTCCCGGAGTACTCCGAGGCACGAGGTGAGCTGATCGCCCGGATGGGTGAGTACTGCTCGTTCTGCGAGAGCCAGCTCAATGCGAGCCTCGCTGTCGAGCACGTCCTTCCGAAGGAGCGTCATCCGGAGTACGAGCTGGACTGGAACAACTTCCTGCTCGCGTGCGTGAACTGCAACAGCACGAAGGGCGACAAGCCCATCAAACTGGCGAGCTACTACTGGCCCGATCGCGACAACACGGCCCGCGCCTTCTCCTATGGTGCCGATGGAGTCGTGAGACCCGCACCGGGGCTGACGGATGAGCAGCAGCAGATCGCGCAACGCACGATCGGGCTCACCGGGCTCGACAAGACACCCAAGACCCATGCGAAGGCGAGCGACCGGCGCTGGATGCATCGCCGTGATGCATGGGGGCGTGCCGAGCGCGCGCGTGTCTGTCTCGCCACCCACGACACCGAGGCCATGCGGCAAAGCATCGTCGAGCAGGCGACGGCGCTCGGGTTCTGGTCGATCTGGATGACGGTCTTCGCCGCGGATCTGGATATGCGCCGACGGCTCATCACCGCGTTCGTGGGAACCCCGGTGGATTGTTTCGATGCGCGAACGCTGGAACCGGCTCACCGCCCGGGAGGCGCGCTCTAA
- a CDS encoding LPS-assembly protein LptD — protein MVVLLLTLALTTASGQLPVPASPGELLGDTVELKGDLRVETEPGVLIVARKNAVLRSGTSVIRADEISYNHTTQVAEARGNVLLVMRGLVGFAERLTLDRQTRTLTAENANGEGAAFVQKENVTPEELAAQETAEQLAKVGKNAFSFTTRGLRIEEDGSYVLEESSFTPCDCDVTTPTWRISTSSAKLKPDESATLTLPAVRVYGVPVLLLPWVYLPLAQRASGLLLPEVTGSGLSGFQLDQPVFLTLGRSYDLTLSPGYAFGTEPADPTRGSLGVKGPRLSTELRYVPLADPEGHPAMEGRLWMQLVYDLKPERDPLNYNVLAPGAPPRGLRGWGLLEHRQKLGNDFFARADVKLFSDGFLFADTTTNSAFARSYYYVPSTATVYHRGTDDYAGLALAYRQDIRWGHPLFGDAPRPPVFQELPTLRYALPTVPLLGPLSGGVEVELSRLSPIDGLLGDEGTDGIHWPLLPDADGTQGNGRFDPGERQARTRLDVMPRVNATFDLGGVLRLTPYLAVRESLYLYEATRETNHRGYGMVGAHLDTELSRVFGEGANALRHSIRPSVEVRAVPHVFGQGSPQVYDEVDAAVPANGFFQGQVALRQKLLARAGPSGTRELGRLDVVQSVDFLERRLGETSGRILAVLGPVTAEARGRLDLFTPETEERLTQVSARIGWSIIPDRLSVSTGYERALASSEQVRRPIDMLLPPPLAPQEPGPSAGASCSSADAFINKPIDHLLLGAETRLPFGLNVGYGAEVQRKDPARCDVAELFSQTLSVSFSPSCDCWRLNSWARVGPGTSFDWGLSVTVLNLGTFGR, from the coding sequence ATGGTTGTCCTGCTCCTCACCCTTGCCCTCACCACCGCCTCCGGGCAGCTGCCGGTGCCCGCCTCGCCCGGAGAGCTCCTGGGAGACACGGTGGAGCTCAAGGGGGACCTGCGCGTCGAGACCGAGCCCGGCGTCCTCATCGTCGCCCGGAAGAACGCGGTGCTGCGCTCGGGGACGTCGGTCATCCGCGCCGATGAAATCTCCTACAACCACACCACGCAGGTGGCGGAGGCCCGCGGCAATGTGCTGCTGGTGATGCGCGGCCTGGTCGGCTTCGCCGAGCGCCTCACCCTGGACCGCCAGACACGCACCCTGACGGCCGAGAACGCCAACGGCGAGGGCGCCGCCTTCGTGCAGAAGGAGAACGTGACCCCGGAGGAGCTCGCCGCGCAGGAGACCGCCGAGCAGCTGGCGAAGGTGGGCAAGAACGCCTTCTCCTTCACCACCCGGGGCCTGCGCATCGAGGAGGATGGCTCGTACGTGCTGGAGGAGTCGTCCTTCACGCCGTGTGACTGCGACGTGACCACGCCGACCTGGCGCATCTCCACGAGCAGCGCGAAGTTGAAGCCCGACGAGAGCGCCACCCTCACCCTGCCCGCGGTGCGCGTGTACGGCGTGCCCGTCCTGCTGCTGCCGTGGGTCTACCTGCCCCTGGCCCAGCGCGCGAGCGGCCTGCTCCTGCCCGAGGTGACGGGCTCGGGTCTGAGCGGGTTCCAGCTGGACCAGCCGGTCTTCCTCACGCTCGGGCGGAGCTACGATCTCACGCTCTCCCCGGGGTACGCGTTCGGCACCGAGCCCGCGGATCCCACCCGGGGCTCGCTCGGCGTGAAGGGTCCGCGCCTGTCCACCGAGCTCCGGTACGTGCCCCTCGCCGACCCCGAGGGCCATCCCGCGATGGAGGGGCGGCTGTGGATGCAGCTCGTCTACGATCTGAAGCCCGAGCGGGATCCCCTCAACTACAACGTGCTCGCGCCCGGCGCGCCGCCGCGGGGACTGCGCGGCTGGGGCCTGCTGGAGCACCGGCAGAAGCTCGGCAACGATTTCTTCGCGCGGGCGGACGTGAAGCTCTTCTCGGACGGCTTCCTCTTCGCGGACACCACGACCAACTCGGCGTTCGCCCGCTCGTACTACTACGTCCCCTCCACGGCCACGGTGTACCACCGGGGCACGGACGACTACGCGGGGCTCGCCCTCGCCTACCGCCAGGACATCCGCTGGGGCCATCCGCTGTTCGGCGACGCCCCGCGTCCACCTGTCTTCCAGGAGCTGCCCACGCTGCGGTACGCACTGCCCACGGTGCCGCTGCTCGGCCCGCTCAGCGGTGGCGTGGAGGTGGAGCTGTCCCGGCTCTCACCGATCGACGGGCTGCTGGGAGACGAGGGCACGGACGGCATCCACTGGCCGCTCCTGCCGGACGCGGATGGCACCCAGGGCAACGGCCGTTTCGATCCCGGCGAGCGTCAGGCCCGCACCCGGCTGGACGTGATGCCGCGCGTGAACGCCACCTTCGACCTGGGCGGCGTGCTGCGGCTCACCCCGTACCTGGCGGTGCGCGAGAGCCTCTACCTCTACGAAGCGACGCGGGAGACGAACCACCGGGGCTACGGGATGGTGGGCGCGCACCTGGACACGGAGCTGTCGCGGGTGTTCGGAGAGGGAGCCAACGCGCTCCGCCACAGCATCCGGCCCTCGGTGGAGGTGCGCGCGGTGCCGCATGTGTTCGGCCAGGGCTCGCCCCAGGTCTATGACGAGGTGGATGCCGCCGTGCCCGCGAATGGGTTCTTCCAGGGTCAGGTGGCGCTGCGCCAGAAGCTGCTCGCACGCGCCGGGCCCTCGGGGACGCGCGAGCTGGGACGGCTGGACGTGGTGCAGAGCGTGGACTTCCTGGAGCGGCGGCTGGGCGAGACGTCCGGCCGCATCCTGGCGGTGCTGGGACCGGTGACGGCGGAGGCCCGGGGCCGGCTGGATCTCTTCACCCCCGAAACGGAGGAGCGGCTGACGCAGGTGTCGGCGAGGATCGGCTGGAGCATCATCCCGGACAGGCTGAGCGTGAGCACCGGCTACGAGCGGGCCCTGGCGAGCTCGGAGCAGGTGCGCCGGCCCATCGACATGCTGCTGCCCCCTCCCCTCGCCCCCCAGGAGCCGGGCCCGAGCGCGGGCGCGTCCTGCTCGAGCGCGGACGCGTTCATCAACAAGCCGATCGACCACCTGCTGCTGGGCGCCGAGACGCGCCTGCCATTCGGCTTGAACGTGGGCTACGGGGCCGAGGTGCAGCGGAAGGATCCCGCGCGCTGTGATGTGGCCGAGCTGTTCTCCCAGACGCTGAGCGTCTCGTTCAGCCCCTCGTGCGACTGCTGGCGGCTCAACTCCTGGGCGCGGGTGGGCCCCGGGACGAGCTTCGACTGGGGCCTGAGCGTGACGGTGCTGAACCTGGGCACCTTCGGGCGCTGA
- a CDS encoding trehalase family glycosidase gives MPIRTPSSRLSRSSLTLQNRLSQRLARERAPQPLDTPVVLSATTSSARLAFEVLMALDLDGDGRLTDRDAGRAQERGLRFAVDLELAPGARLELAGAERLSHAADVLAEEILEGRGDVFGLPVERMLEPRTQTLRRLIDDGWKGLVRRSDRAEDLKKALRVMPVKDPQGTQRVYVPARDRKALKKLRAEARRSGGLEMVPLQKPRATGDWEALMRQPGMLYLPRPYIVPGGRFVQMFGWDSYFNARGALTSGHYGLARDMLENQLYELEHYGKIPNSNLSYHLSRTQPPLMPRLALELHAVRADRRLLKRAARAAEQELETVFRTGARATPSGLSRYKDDAEGPDAEDLSKFYADSRPDDAGFHRHDRAIRESGWDMCHRFGQATHHHEPVCLNSLLFQYEMDVAGLLRQVEGEDSLKAARYARAAKARVRTMRTRFWDAEQGLFFDYDFVAGRRSRYECLAAFYPLWTGWASREEAALVAAALPRFLHDGGLTSSSRASREAAGGEDLQWDWPFGWAPHQIIAVEGLRRYGFHAEADAVAYRWLSMVLDIAGSHNGLIKEKYDVVRRSAEVSVEYGNQGADRGALMAPRSERTLGFAWTNASVVLLMDGLSPGLREALDAGIPADRVLGPRDEGGRGRSRKKRASQSVA, from the coding sequence GTGCCTATCCGGACGCCGTCTTCGCGCCTCTCCCGTTCCTCCCTCACCCTTCAGAACCGGCTGTCGCAGCGGCTTGCTCGCGAGCGCGCCCCTCAGCCCCTGGACACGCCGGTGGTGCTGTCCGCCACCACGTCCAGCGCGCGCCTCGCCTTCGAGGTGTTGATGGCGCTGGATCTCGACGGGGACGGCCGGCTCACGGACCGGGATGCGGGACGCGCCCAGGAGCGTGGGCTGCGCTTCGCGGTGGACCTGGAGCTCGCCCCGGGCGCGCGCCTGGAGCTGGCCGGGGCGGAGCGGCTCTCGCATGCCGCGGATGTGCTCGCCGAGGAGATCCTCGAGGGGCGCGGCGACGTCTTCGGGCTGCCCGTGGAGCGGATGCTGGAGCCGCGCACCCAGACGCTGCGGCGGTTGATCGACGACGGCTGGAAGGGGCTCGTCCGCCGCTCGGATCGGGCCGAGGACCTGAAGAAGGCCCTGCGGGTGATGCCGGTGAAGGATCCGCAAGGCACGCAGCGTGTGTACGTGCCCGCGCGCGATCGCAAGGCCCTGAAGAAGCTGCGCGCCGAGGCCCGGCGCTCCGGCGGCCTGGAGATGGTGCCGCTCCAGAAGCCCCGCGCTACCGGGGACTGGGAGGCGCTCATGCGCCAGCCCGGCATGCTCTACCTCCCGCGCCCGTACATCGTTCCGGGCGGCCGCTTCGTGCAGATGTTCGGCTGGGACAGCTACTTCAACGCCCGCGGTGCCTTGACCTCCGGCCACTACGGGCTCGCGAGGGACATGCTGGAGAACCAGCTCTACGAGCTCGAGCACTACGGGAAGATTCCCAACTCGAACCTCAGCTACCACCTGTCGCGCACCCAGCCGCCGCTCATGCCCCGGCTGGCGCTGGAGCTGCACGCGGTGCGCGCGGACCGGCGTCTGCTCAAGCGCGCGGCCCGGGCGGCGGAGCAGGAGCTCGAGACCGTCTTCCGCACGGGCGCTCGCGCCACCCCGAGCGGGCTCTCCCGCTACAAGGACGACGCCGAGGGCCCCGACGCCGAGGACCTGTCGAAGTTCTACGCGGACTCGCGGCCGGACGACGCCGGGTTCCACCGCCATGACCGGGCCATCCGCGAGAGCGGCTGGGACATGTGCCACCGCTTCGGCCAGGCCACGCACCACCACGAGCCGGTGTGCCTCAACTCGCTGCTGTTCCAGTACGAGATGGACGTGGCGGGGTTGCTCCGGCAGGTGGAAGGGGAGGACTCGCTGAAGGCGGCGCGGTACGCCCGGGCGGCGAAGGCCCGGGTGCGCACCATGCGCACGCGCTTCTGGGACGCCGAGCAGGGGCTGTTCTTCGACTACGACTTCGTGGCCGGACGCCGCTCCCGCTACGAGTGCCTGGCGGCTTTCTATCCGCTGTGGACGGGCTGGGCCTCGCGGGAGGAGGCCGCCCTGGTGGCCGCGGCGCTCCCGCGCTTCCTGCATGACGGAGGGCTGACCTCGAGCAGCCGCGCCTCGCGCGAGGCGGCGGGCGGAGAGGACTTGCAGTGGGACTGGCCGTTCGGCTGGGCGCCGCACCAGATCATCGCGGTGGAGGGCCTGCGCCGTTACGGCTTCCACGCCGAGGCCGATGCGGTGGCCTACCGCTGGCTGTCCATGGTGTTGGACATCGCGGGGAGCCACAACGGCCTCATCAAGGAGAAGTACGACGTGGTGAGGCGGTCGGCCGAGGTGTCCGTCGAGTACGGCAACCAGGGCGCGGATCGTGGAGCGCTGATGGCCCCCAGGTCCGAGCGGACGCTGGGCTTCGCCTGGACGAACGCCTCGGTGGTGCTGCTGATGGACGGGCTGTCTCCCGGGCTGCGCGAGGCGCTCGACGCGGGCATTCCCGCCGACCGGGTGCTCGGTCCGCGCGATGAGGGCGGCCGGGGCCGCTCCCGGAAGAAGCGGGCCTCCCAGTCCGTCGCGTGA